Proteins encoded together in one Miscanthus floridulus cultivar M001 chromosome 16, ASM1932011v1, whole genome shotgun sequence window:
- the LOC136509981 gene encoding protein AUXIN-REGULATED GENE INVOLVED IN ORGAN SIZE-like gives MRARPQEAVATTTTMDGVKVAVLLATAAALLLLLPLALPPLPPPPTQLLFVPVVMLLLVASLAFCPTASSGGGSKLADADHGSFATTGSPHLC, from the coding sequence ATGCGGGCGAGGCCGCAGGAAGCcgtggcgacgacgacgaccatggacggggtcaaggtggcggtgcTGCTGGCCACGGCGGCCGCGCTGCTTCTGCTCCTCCCGCTGGCGCTGcccccgctgccgccgccgcccacgcAACTGCTGTTCGTCCCCGTCGTCATGCTGCTGCTCGTGGCGTCCCTCGCCTTCTGCCCCACcgcaagcagcggcggcggcagcaagcTCGCCGACGCCGACCACGGGTCGTTTGCGACTACTGGATCACCGCACCTATGTTGA